The following are encoded together in the Schistocerca americana isolate TAMUIC-IGC-003095 chromosome 6, iqSchAmer2.1, whole genome shotgun sequence genome:
- the LOC124619591 gene encoding ATP synthase subunit g, mitochondrial-like, whose amino-acid sequence MAKAVSNLVQRAPIWAREYAQPRFQTFLKYARVELTPPTPGEFPQVASGIQKLLSGARTGRWKQLTVKEAWLNTLVTVEVLCWFFVGECIGKRHIVGYKV is encoded by the exons ATGGCGAAGGCTGTTTCTAATTTGGTGCAGAGGGCTCCAATATGGGCTAGAG AATATGCACAGCCCCGGTTCCAGACGTTCCTGAAATATGCCCGTGTTGAGTTGACACCACCAACTCCTGGCGAATTCCCACAAGTTGCTAGTGGCATACAGAAACTGCTCAGCGGTGCACGAACTGGACGATGGAAGCAGCTGACTGTGAAG gAAGCGTGGCTTaatactcttgtcactgtggaagTTTTATGTTGGTTCTTCGTTGGAGAATGTATAGGAAAACGGCACATTGTTGGTTATAAAGTGTAA